The genomic segment AATGTTTTGCGGCTTCACATCGGCGTGAACAAGTTCAGAGCGGTGGGCGTAGCCCAAACCGGCGCAAATTTGCACGGTGAGGTTCATCACGCGCTCAACAGAGAGCGGCGCGGCGGAGCGGACGATCTTTTTCAGGTCTTGCCCATCGATGAATTCCATGACCATGTAATAGGTGTTGCCGTCTTGTCCGACATCGTGCAAGGTGACGATGTTGGGGTGGGCAAGGTTGGCAACATTCCGCGCTTCTTGCCGAAAGCGAACAAGGAATTGGGGGTCGCTGGTCAGGCTAGGGCGTAGGATTTTGATCGCCACTGAACGGCTGAGGGCGAGATCGGTTGCCTTATAGACAACCGCCATCCCGCCCGATCCCTGTTGGGCGACGAGTTGATAACGTCCGTTTAAGATGGTTTCTTCGGCTGCCATGAGCGAGTTTCTCCCTGATCCTTGTTCATTGTACCCTTGTTTAGGGGTAATCGGGGCGGAAAATCAGCGCCCAATTTGTGGGGGTATATGGCGGCGGGCGGTTGTCTGGAGGGGATGCGGCGAATGGCGCGGGGAAACACATAGCGCGGGGTTAAAACGCCCGCGCTAAGAATAACCACCCCGTTGGAGCTTAAGACGGACGCGGGGGAATTGCCTTCAAGCCCCGTAGGGGTGGTCAGCCTTAGCCCGCTGCTTTAGCGGCGGGCGGTTGGGGGGCGTCCTTACATAGGTGTGGAGGGTGCGCTGGCTAGACGGGCAGTTTCTCCCGCAGCGCGTCCGCAATCCCTTGCGCCCAAGCATTGATCGACGCCCAATCCCGAAAATCACCAACCGGCGCACGCACCGTGCGGATGATCAAACGCTCTGCGAAATTCAGTTTCTCCAGATTGAGAACGCCATGGAAAAAGGCAATGGCGCGGGGCTGAATGGCTTCAATCGTTTGCCGCATAGTGTCTGGGTAGCGATAGCCCTTCATCAGTGTAGAGGCATCGCCCTCGCCCGTCGGTCCGCTGGAGAACAACCACACCGGTTTTTGGCTAAGAATCAGGCTGTGTTGTTCCAAAAGATGGGTCACTGGCTTTAACCACTGTCCGGCATAGACGCCGCTCCCGATAATGACGGCGCTGTAGGGCGCCACATCCTCGATCTCCTCGGCACGACGCACTTCCACAGGGAAGCCATCGGCATGGAGCATCGTCCCAATCCGTTCGGCAATCCCTGCTGTCCCCCCATATTTGCTGGCATAAGCAATAAGAATAGGTAGCATGATCGTTTTACTCCTTCACCATCTCCCATCTTTAGGGATACATCACCTAGGGAGGGAAGGGAAGTATCATTTGTCACCATATTCTTAGGAGGGTGGGGCAAATGGGAATAAAGGGAGTGGGCGACCACAGCGGGTCGCCCCTAGGGAACGGCGTGCAAGCGGAAGTACAGGACGAAAAGACGTGTGCGGAAAGCGCGGTAAGCGTCTCCCCCTGATCTCAGCCCCGTGCTTTAGCGCGGGGCTGCCAACGCGCACAATCGGTGCGGCTGATGTGCCACACGCCCCCTCACCGCCCAATGAGTTCCCGTGCCGCCCGCACCACCGCCTCGCTGGTAATGCCCAATTCCTTGTAGATTACTTCTTGCGGGGCAGACGCGCCAAAGCGATTCAGCGCCACAATCCGCCCTCGCTCGCCAATGTATTTGTGCCATCCCATAGGAACACCCGCCTCCACCGCGACGCGGGCGCTGACGCTTGGCGGGAGAACGGCATCACGGTACGCCTGATCTTGCTGATCGAACAGTTCCCAACTGGGCATACTGACCACCCGCGCCGCAATCCCTGCCGCGCTCAAGGTTTCGGCTGCCTCCATAGCGAGGGAAAGCTCTGACCCTGTTGCCAAGAGCAGCACCTCTGGCAGCCCATTGGGAGCATCCGCCTTGATGTATGCGCCACGCGCCACCGCCTCTAGGACGCCTTCCGGCGCATAGACGGGGAGTTTCTGGCGGCTAAAAACGAGGACAGTCGGCGTTTTCAGCGTCATTGCCGCCCGCCATGCGCCAACACTTTCATTGGCATCGCCCGGACGGATCACCGTCAGGTGGGGGATTGCCCGCAGCGCGGCAAGGTGTTCCACCGGCTGATGTGTCGGTCCATCTTCCCCAACGCCGATGCTGTCGTGGGTGAAGATGAAAATCGGCGCGATTTCCATCAGCGCGGCGAGGCGGATTGCCGGACGCATGTAATCGGAAAAAGTCATGAAGGTTGCCGTGTAGGGCTTGATGATTCCACCATGCAGGATCAACCCATTGGTGATCGATCCCATGGCGTGTTCCCGAATTCCATATTGCAGGTTGCGCGCTGCCCGATCCACGCCCGAAAACAGACGCGATTCCTTGATCTGCGTTTTGGTCGAACTGGAGAGATCAGCATCACCACCAATGAAGGTGGGGACACGTTTGGCAATCGCGTTGAGCGCATCCCCGTTGGCGTCACGGGTTGCCATCGGTTTCGTCCCGATGGGGTAAGTTGGCAGGCTGCTATCCCACCCCTCTGGCAGGCGTCCGGCAAAGGCATCCTCCCAGAGTGCCGCCATTTCGGGGTACTGCTGTGCATAGGCGGCAAACAGGCTGTTCCATTCTTGTTCGTGCCGCGCCCCTTGGTCAATCGCGCTGCGCATATGCTCCA from the Anaerolineales bacterium genome contains:
- a CDS encoding flavodoxin — translated: MLPILIAYASKYGGTAGIAERIGTMLHADGFPVEVRRAEEIEDVAPYSAVIIGSGVYAGQWLKPVTHLLEQHSLILSQKPVWLFSSGPTGEGDASTLMKGYRYPDTMRQTIEAIQPRAIAFFHGVLNLEKLNFAERLIIRTVRAPVGDFRDWASINAWAQGIADALREKLPV
- the tkt gene encoding transketolase produces the protein MTDSAVSLDQLSINTIRTLSIDAVQKANSGHPGLPLGAAPMAYTLWQRYLRHNPRNPHWINRDRFVLSAGHGSMLLYSLLHLTGYEVTLDQIKQFRQWGGITPGHPESHLTPGVETTTGPLGQGFGNAVGMAIAEAFLAATFNRPDFPLIDHFTYVIASDGDLMEGIASEAASLAGHLKLGKLIVLYDDNQIMLSAPTAAAFSEDVLKRFDAYGWQTIQIEDGNDIEAIAHAIETATTNESRPTLIAVRTIIGFGSPNKAGTFKAHGEPLGAEEVKLTKRVLGWDPAAEFLIPGQVLEHMRSAIDQGARHEQEWNSLFAAYAQQYPEMAALWEDAFAGRLPEGWDSSLPTYPIGTKPMATRDANGDALNAIAKRVPTFIGGDADLSSSTKTQIKESRLFSGVDRAARNLQYGIREHAMGSITNGLILHGGIIKPYTATFMTFSDYMRPAIRLAALMEIAPIFIFTHDSIGVGEDGPTHQPVEHLAALRAIPHLTVIRPGDANESVGAWRAAMTLKTPTVLVFSRQKLPVYAPEGVLEAVARGAYIKADAPNGLPEVLLLATGSELSLAMEAAETLSAAGIAARVVSMPSWELFDQQDQAYRDAVLPPSVSARVAVEAGVPMGWHKYIGERGRIVALNRFGASAPQEVIYKELGITSEAVVRAARELIGR